TAGGCAGAGTCAAGTCATTGTCTACGATGGACAATTAGAGGGAGCTGAGAAACCGCCCACTCGTATTCGTGACTCTGTAAAGTTGGAAAATAAAGTAGCAGTTGATGAAAGTAAGTTTGATTTTGAGATTGTTGAAGCAGGAGCTGCCTTTTCCTTCCGACTAGAATTTAAAGTAGATAAGGGAAAAAGGGATGAAGTAGAGAACCTTGTAAGAGCCTTGATTGCAGGTTTTCATCATGGAGAGATTCGAATCGGTGGAAAAAGCAATCGAGGATATGGCTATTTTAAACTCCTTCCCTCTCTAGATTCAGATACAGCGGGAGTAAAAAGCAAATATTTTAATTTAACACAGCAAGATGATTTGGAGGAGTATATTATTTGGAAATGGTCTGATACTGAATTTACAGAAAAACTGCTGTTAGGACCACAAAATGATGACTTTTTGAAGACACTGCTTCAGTTGCATAGTTTTCTTTTCATTCGTGACTATGCTCACAATGAGCAGTATGATGAGGGAACAATTGATGCAGTCCCTCTTAAAAACAGTAAAGACGAAGTAGTGATTCCAGGTACAACTTGGGCAGGAGTCTTCCGACACCATATGGAGCGAATATTAAATCAGTTAGATAGGGAAGTAATTGGTGACATTTTTCCTAAATGTGACATCAATAAAGAATCTTGGCCTAAAGCGCTTATAGACTATTTATTTGGCTATGTTCATGAGAAAAAAAGTGATAAGAATGACGGGCCTCAGGCTTCTAATAATCAGGCTTCACATATTTTTTTCAAAGAGAGTCATTTTGAAAAGGGAAACGTTTCAGAAATATTAAGAACCCGAACAGCTATAGATCGCTTTACTGGTGGAGCTTCAAAAGGTTTGTTATTTAATAACAAACTAGCATATACTCAGGGGGATAGATCTAGTTGCTGTTTAGAGATCGTCCTATCGCAAGAGTTGAAAGATGAACAAGAACAGTATGATTTTGTAAAATCCTTACTTGATGTCTGTTTTGAGGATTTACAGGAGGGATATCTAGCTGTTGGTGGTCAAACTGCAGTCGGAGGGGGAATTTTTAGAAAAGGAGAGGTGAAAGATGACGAAGTTTCAAACGATAAAGAGTAAGATAACGCCTTTAACCCAGTTTGATAGCCTATCCCTATCAGGCTATACTTATGCTGTCTATTATTGGAGTGATGGAGTCGAAATAAAGGAATGCTCTTCGGAGAACAAGATCGAAACGAGTAGAACGGGAGCCTATCTTCTAGAGCTGCGTGCTTTTAATGAAAATAAAGAACTCTATCTTATCCGAGTGGAAGATGGTGAACATGCTTATCAAGGTCGTATCAGACAAGATAAGACGGGGGATGATATTCTTATTTTCGATGAAGAACATAAGATTTGGGGAGATCCAGAGAAAAACTGTAGCGAAAATGGTAGTACCACTCTAAAAGAAGACCGTGGCATTGAAGTTACTCTGCCTATTCCTGTTGACAAAGGAGAGACTGCCTTTATCACTGTACGGAATTATTTCAATACCGCTGATGGAGACTTACAGTCAGTCGACTGGCGTTTTGTTGCTTTTAGTACAAAAGAAGCAACTCCTTACCTATCAGAAGTTAAAGGAGAAAATGATGCCTGACAATACATATAAATTTATCAATCCCTATACTTTCTTGTCTATCAAAGATGAAGCTCCTAATCGAACCAATCTGCGAAAAGGCTCCCTATCAGGAAGGATTCACTGTAAACTAAGCATAGAGTCTCCGACTTTTATTCCTAATACCAGTAAGACTTTTGAAGAAAAATTCGACAAAGATACTTTAAAAGGGCAAGATTTCTTTTCTTACCAAGACTTGAGCCAAGAAAGTAAATTCCCTTTAAAAGCTCCAGAACAACCCCGGATTCCAGGGAGCGAAATCCGAGGCATGATTCGCAATGTCTACGAACAATTAACCAATTCGTGTCTATCAGTTATTGATGATAAAAATCTGACCCATATGCGGATCAGCTTATCCAAGGAGCCAGGATTATGGAATAGAAAAGAGAATACTTTAATTGGCTGCGAGAGAAGAAAGATTTCAAAAGCAGAAATAAAAAGCAAATACTATAAGAGTGGAGAAAGAATTTGTTATGGTAACTCCTATAAAGTAGGTCATGTGATAGTTGGAGAATACTTTTCTAAAAATAAAAAGAAATCAGAATCACTTTTCTACCCGAAAGAAATTTATCAGAAGTTTAAGCATAATGAACAAGAAATAAATTTGTATGAGGCTACTTATCAGGAAATAGAAAGCATTACAAAAGATAGCACTGCTGCATGCTTTCTTATACAGCCGAATGATATTGTAAGATTTGAAAAGGTATTGGAAGAATATGGAAAAAAGAATGCGCATAGAGATTATGCAAAAGCATATTTTAATGTAGATAAGAATCCGATACTACCAGTATTTTATACACAAGTAGATGGTGTCCTATATATGTCCCCTGCTTGTATCACGCGTGAAGTTTTTAATCATACGATTTCGGAGATACTCCGAGACAATCATTCTGGGCACCAGCCTTGTGATGGAGCTGGCGACCAGTGGTGTCCAGCCTGTTGTCTGTTTGGTAAGATAGGGCAAGATGGAGAAGGGCATGCTCTAGCTTCACGTTTGCGTTTTTGTGATAGCGAGCCTATCAGGGAAGCAGAATTTGAAGCCCCCTTGGTTTTACCGATACTTGGTGAGCCCCACTATTCTGCGACCGAATTTTATTTACAACCTCCTAAAGATGGGAATACACGTTTTTGGAATTACGACTACCACATCAAAGGTCGTACAGCGGATACTAATATTTCGCATGCGGATCGGGAAAGCTACACTCCTCGCTTAACGGGACGTAAGGTTTATTGGCTCGGCCAAGATACACATGCTAAGGATAAATATAATAAAAACAATTACAAAATGCGCAATAAGGTTCGTTGTTTAACAAAAGGGAATTGTGAATTTGACATTTTTTTTGAGGATGTGACCGAAGAAGAGCTGAAGCTCTTACTCTGGTGTATAAGACTTGAACCTGATTCTGATTGCTTCCATAGGATTGGGCGTGGTAAACCATTCGGTATGGGGAAGGTTAAGATAATTGTTGAAGGGCTGGACGAAATCACTTATAGCTTAGATGAGAATCATAAATTAAAAAGAAACACTCGCGATATTAAGTCGGATTATGAAGGAATAAGCTACTCCGACGAACAAAAGGCTATCATGAAGCATCTTTCTAGCTATATGAAAGTGATTAATGACACCATTGACTATCCAAGGCTTGAGGAAAACGGACCAATTTACGAATGGTTTGCTAACAATAAAGGTAAGAACTTAGGAAAAGTCTATATTCGAGAAATTTTGGCTCCATATCCTGAAACGGGGGTTGTTAGTCGAGATAACTAGCTACAATAAACTGATCTTAGGTAGTCGTGAGCTATCCATGATTGGTTCTTGTTTGAATAAAAAAAGACGAATTGCATCAGCAATCGTCTTTTTCGTTCTCTTGCTAATGCACTACCGTTTATTCCTATTAGTTTCCCTTCTAGCGAAACCTATTATTTAGCCGGAGCACTCTCGAGTGTATTTACCCCTCCATAGTTTCAGCCTTCTTTAAGAAAAAATTCAGTCCCGTTTAAGCAAAACTCCCTATAATAACCCTAACACGTGAAAAGATGTGAACTTGTGTAATCAAAATTTATATTGCTTCATAGTGTTAAAATCCATGAAATACAAAATTTAGAAAGAGGAAAACTTTAATGGATATGGAAAAAATGATTGTAGTTAAAAAGAGTACCAAATGGTGGATAACAGCAGTAGCTAGTGCCTCCTTAGCTGTCGGAGCAATTGGTGGCTATGGAATTGGTGCTTTGACCCAGAAAAGCCCGCAACAGAGCTCAGTGCAAGCCACTATGCCTCAGCAAAACAAGCAAGATGGCAGGATGCCAGGTCAAGGTGGACAAGCTCCTCAAGGTCAGGGGCAGGGAAATGAAAATGGTATGCCACCACAGATGGGGGGACAAAACGGTCAAGATGGCCAAGGCGGTCCTGGAGGTGGAGGTCAGCCACCACAAGGAAATGGTCAGCCAGGGGGACCCCAAGAAGGAAATCAATCAAAAAAGAAGCCATCAAACGCTGACGGCACAACAAAAGATGATAAGAATAGCGAAAATAACTCGAAAACAACAAATTCTTAAAGCATTTTCGACAAGTCATGATATAATAGAAAAAGATGAGTGAAGATAGAATGAGAAGTGTTTGCCATGTCTTTATTTAAACTACACAGCATAAGCTTTTTCTAGAAAGGGAGGAACAGGATGATTAAGATTCTATTAGTGGAGGATGACCTCGGTCTGTCAAATTCAGTATTTGATTTTTTAGATGATTTTGCAGATGTTATGCAGGTCTTTGATGGCGAAGAAGGTTTATACGAAGCAGAAAGCGGTGTGTATGACCTGATTCTACTGGACTTGATGCTTCCTGAAAAGGACGGCTTCCAAGTACTCAAAGAATTGCGTGAAAAAGGGGTGAGCACTCCTGTCCTCATTATGACTGCCAAGGAAAGTATCGATGATAAAGGCCATGGTTTTGAGCTCGGTGCTGACGATTACTTGACTAAGCCTTTTTATCTGGAAGAGCTGAAGATGCGGATTCAAGCCTTGCTCAAACGATCTGGTAAGTTTAATGAAAATACCCTTTCCTATGGTGATGTGACGGTCAATCTTTCGACCAATTCGACCTTGGTAGATGGAAAGGAAGTTGAGTTGCTGGG
Above is a window of Streptococcus cristatus ATCC 51100 DNA encoding:
- a CDS encoding RAMP superfamily CRISPR-associated protein produces the protein MGDSIYLFKGILKAETPFMIGNGDDTYSDMDLLRNHKKEPFIPGTALAGVCRAYLEKDDNFKDKVKSYFGEGKKGHESTKYRQSQVIVYDGQLEGAEKPPTRIRDSVKLENKVAVDESKFDFEIVEAGAAFSFRLEFKVDKGKRDEVENLVRALIAGFHHGEIRIGGKSNRGYGYFKLLPSLDSDTAGVKSKYFNLTQQDDLEEYIIWKWSDTEFTEKLLLGPQNDDFLKTLLQLHSFLFIRDYAHNEQYDEGTIDAVPLKNSKDEVVIPGTTWAGVFRHHMERILNQLDREVIGDIFPKCDINKESWPKALIDYLFGYVHEKKSDKNDGPQASNNQASHIFFKESHFEKGNVSEILRTRTAIDRFTGGASKGLLFNNKLAYTQGDRSSCCLEIVLSQELKDEQEQYDFVKSLLDVCFEDLQEGYLAVGGQTAVGGGIFRKGEVKDDEVSNDKE
- the csx19 gene encoding type III-D CRISPR-associated protein Csx19 — protein: MTKFQTIKSKITPLTQFDSLSLSGYTYAVYYWSDGVEIKECSSENKIETSRTGAYLLELRAFNENKELYLIRVEDGEHAYQGRIRQDKTGDDILIFDEEHKIWGDPEKNCSENGSTTLKEDRGIEVTLPIPVDKGETAFITVRNYFNTADGDLQSVDWRFVAFSTKEATPYLSEVKGENDA
- a CDS encoding RAMP superfamily CRISPR-associated protein; translation: MMPDNTYKFINPYTFLSIKDEAPNRTNLRKGSLSGRIHCKLSIESPTFIPNTSKTFEEKFDKDTLKGQDFFSYQDLSQESKFPLKAPEQPRIPGSEIRGMIRNVYEQLTNSCLSVIDDKNLTHMRISLSKEPGLWNRKENTLIGCERRKISKAEIKSKYYKSGERICYGNSYKVGHVIVGEYFSKNKKKSESLFYPKEIYQKFKHNEQEINLYEATYQEIESITKDSTAACFLIQPNDIVRFEKVLEEYGKKNAHRDYAKAYFNVDKNPILPVFYTQVDGVLYMSPACITREVFNHTISEILRDNHSGHQPCDGAGDQWCPACCLFGKIGQDGEGHALASRLRFCDSEPIREAEFEAPLVLPILGEPHYSATEFYLQPPKDGNTRFWNYDYHIKGRTADTNISHADRESYTPRLTGRKVYWLGQDTHAKDKYNKNNYKMRNKVRCLTKGNCEFDIFFEDVTEEELKLLLWCIRLEPDSDCFHRIGRGKPFGMGKVKIIVEGLDEITYSLDENHKLKRNTRDIKSDYEGISYSDEQKAIMKHLSSYMKVINDTIDYPRLEENGPIYEWFANNKGKNLGKVYIREILAPYPETGVVSRDN
- a CDS encoding response regulator transcription factor encodes the protein MIKILLVEDDLGLSNSVFDFLDDFADVMQVFDGEEGLYEAESGVYDLILLDLMLPEKDGFQVLKELREKGVSTPVLIMTAKESIDDKGHGFELGADDYLTKPFYLEELKMRIQALLKRSGKFNENTLSYGDVTVNLSTNSTLVDGKEVELLGKEFDLLVYFLQNQNVILPKTQIFDRLWGFDSDTTISVVEVYVSKIRKKLKGTAFANNLQTLRSVGYILKNAE